The following coding sequences lie in one Micromonospora sp. R77 genomic window:
- a CDS encoding response regulator transcription factor, whose protein sequence is MTVRVVVADDHALLRESFRLLIESVPGFEVVGEAAGGREAITVCRRERPDVVLMDVRMPDLDGIEATRRICAAPDTRAARVLILTTFDLDEYVFGALRAGASGFLVKDTSAADLLAAIRVVAAGEALLAPTVTRRLIAAFTAGPPQRTPCGSPLLDRLTEREREVLTLIARGRSNAELAAELSLSPGTVKTYVGRLLSKLDARDRAQLVILAYETGLVSPQG, encoded by the coding sequence ATGACCGTCCGCGTCGTGGTCGCCGACGACCACGCCCTGCTGCGGGAGAGCTTCCGGCTGCTCATCGAGAGCGTCCCGGGCTTCGAGGTGGTCGGCGAGGCGGCCGGCGGGCGGGAGGCGATCACGGTGTGCCGGCGGGAACGGCCCGACGTGGTGCTGATGGACGTCCGCATGCCCGATCTGGACGGCATCGAGGCCACCCGGCGGATCTGCGCCGCCCCCGACACCCGGGCCGCCCGGGTGCTCATCCTCACCACCTTCGACCTCGATGAGTACGTGTTCGGCGCGCTCCGGGCCGGGGCCAGCGGGTTCCTGGTCAAGGACACCAGCGCGGCCGACCTGCTCGCCGCGATCCGGGTCGTCGCCGCCGGTGAGGCGCTGCTCGCTCCCACCGTCACCCGCCGCCTGATCGCCGCCTTCACGGCCGGGCCGCCGCAGCGGACCCCCTGCGGGTCCCCGCTGCTCGACCGCCTCACCGAACGCGAGCGCGAGGTGCTGACCCTGATCGCCCGGGGCCGGTCCAATGCCGAGCTCGCGGCGGAGCTGTCGCTCAGCCCCGGCACCGTGAAGACGTACGTCGGGCGGCTGCTGAGCAAGCTCGACGCGCGCGACCGGGCCCAACTGGTGATCCTGGCGTACGAGACGGGGCTGGTCAGCCCGCAGGGGTGA
- a CDS encoding LacI family DNA-binding transcriptional regulator, producing the protein MATLADVARRAGVSPATASRVINGSSKPVAGELRERVLRAVADLRYVPNAHAQLLARPQRSVVGVVVHDVSDPYFAELTRGLQRVATEHGRLAIICNSYRDPERELEYVDLLRAQQVAAIVLAGSGYHDDEVNALLDERLAAYAATGGRVAVIGWHKHRGDAVLPANQEGARLLGAELRRLGHRRVGVVAGPVALTTTTDRVAGLYEGLAEPLPMERIHYADFTRDGGARATAELLDAVPGLTAIVALNDSMAVGALAVLKERGIRVPEQMSLVGFDDMPIAADVTPALTTVRLPLAELGARAMSLALEPAADRDRAETLPAELVRRDSLGPAPA; encoded by the coding sequence ATGGCGACACTGGCCGACGTCGCCCGCCGGGCGGGCGTCTCCCCCGCCACCGCGTCGCGGGTCATCAACGGCAGCAGCAAACCCGTCGCCGGGGAGCTGCGCGAACGGGTGCTGCGGGCCGTCGCCGACCTGAGGTACGTGCCGAACGCGCACGCCCAGCTGCTGGCCCGGCCGCAGCGCAGCGTGGTCGGCGTGGTGGTGCACGACGTCTCCGACCCGTACTTCGCCGAGCTGACCCGGGGACTGCAACGGGTCGCCACCGAACACGGCCGGCTGGCCATCATCTGCAACAGCTACCGCGACCCGGAGCGGGAGCTGGAGTACGTCGACCTGCTCCGCGCCCAGCAGGTGGCCGCCATCGTGCTGGCCGGCTCCGGCTACCACGACGACGAGGTCAACGCGCTGCTCGACGAGCGGCTCGCCGCGTACGCGGCCACCGGCGGGCGGGTCGCGGTGATCGGCTGGCACAAGCACCGCGGCGACGCCGTGCTACCGGCCAACCAGGAGGGTGCGCGGCTGCTCGGCGCCGAGCTGCGCCGGCTGGGCCACCGGCGGGTCGGCGTGGTCGCCGGCCCGGTCGCGCTCACCACCACCACCGACCGGGTCGCCGGCCTCTACGAGGGCCTGGCCGAGCCGCTGCCCATGGAGCGGATCCACTACGCCGACTTCACCCGCGACGGCGGGGCCCGGGCCACGGCCGAGCTGCTGGACGCCGTACCGGGGCTGACCGCGATCGTGGCGCTCAACGACTCGATGGCGGTGGGGGCCCTCGCCGTGCTGAAGGAGCGCGGGATCCGGGTGCCGGAGCAGATGTCGCTCGTCGGCTTCGACGACATGCCGATCGCTGCCGACGTGACACCCGCGCTGACCACGGTCCGGCTCCCCCTGGCCGAGCTGGGCGCCCGGGCGATGAGCCTGGCCCTGGAACCGGCCGCCGACCGGGACCGGGCGGAGACCCTTCCCGCCGAGCTGGTCCGCCGCGACAGCCTCGGCCCCGCCCCCGCCTGA
- a CDS encoding PmoA family protein: MTVRGVPVARYVIHPALDPRHGPRPYLHPVRTPAGTPVTDVLPADHVWHLGASLAVQDVDGTNLWGGRTYVRDTGYTWRDDHGVIAHTGWRERAADRLAHDLEWRDRAGGPLLREHRRLAAAPAGDDAWWLDLDTTLTSATGRDVHLGSPATNGRPGGAGYGGFFWRAVTDGQPQVFTADAAGEETVNGSTAPWLALTGVAPGGGAYTLVFVGLGPGDRWFVRTAMYPGVCAAYAFDRPAVVAAGRPRHRRHRVLVADGHLDRAAVAAGSTRRRAR, translated from the coding sequence GTGACCGTGCGCGGCGTGCCGGTGGCCCGGTACGTGATCCACCCCGCCCTCGATCCGAGGCACGGACCCCGGCCCTACCTGCACCCGGTGCGGACGCCGGCCGGCACGCCGGTCACCGACGTGCTCCCCGCCGACCACGTCTGGCACCTCGGCGCGTCCCTCGCCGTGCAGGACGTCGACGGCACCAACCTCTGGGGTGGCCGCACCTATGTGCGGGACACCGGCTACACCTGGCGCGACGACCACGGCGTCATCGCGCACACCGGCTGGCGGGAGCGGGCCGCCGACCGGCTGGCGCACGACCTCGAATGGCGGGACCGGGCCGGTGGGCCGCTGCTGCGTGAGCACCGTCGGCTCGCCGCCGCCCCGGCCGGCGACGACGCCTGGTGGCTCGACCTGGACACCACCCTCACCTCGGCCACCGGCCGGGACGTCCACCTGGGCAGTCCGGCCACCAACGGCCGCCCCGGCGGGGCCGGCTACGGTGGCTTCTTCTGGCGGGCCGTCACCGACGGGCAGCCGCAGGTCTTCACCGCCGACGCGGCGGGGGAGGAGACCGTCAACGGCTCGACCGCGCCGTGGCTGGCGCTGACCGGGGTGGCGCCGGGCGGTGGGGCGTACACCCTGGTCTTCGTCGGGCTGGGGCCCGGCGACCGGTGGTTCGTGCGGACCGCGATGTATCCGGGCGTCTGCGCCGCCTACGCCTTCGACCGGCCGGCGGTGGTCGCCGCCGGCCGGCCCCGGCACCGCCGGCACCGGGTGCTGGTCGCCGACGGCCACCTGGACCGGGCGGCCGTCGCGGCCGGCTCGACCCGGCGGCGGGCGCGGTGA
- a CDS encoding phage tail protein, which produces MRRTAIERLLPAAYQRAAGPGSVLGALLDVMETLHAPDEAVLADVDALFAPYRAPDGFVAYLTRWVAMDHVVAAPGGGAPVPLPPGRLRNLVAHGALLARWRGTPYGMRTALELATGVTGFVLDEPAERPFHVVVRVPPAAADQLAVITRVVEGEKPAAVTVEITLPDDAGPPPVDSTPAGAVDPTPDRAVGRARVPSLVPAAEEPS; this is translated from the coding sequence ATGCGCCGAACGGCGATTGAGCGGCTGCTGCCCGCGGCGTACCAGCGGGCGGCCGGGCCGGGCAGCGTGCTCGGCGCGCTGCTGGACGTGATGGAGACGTTGCACGCCCCGGACGAGGCGGTGCTCGCCGACGTCGACGCGCTCTTCGCGCCGTACCGGGCGCCGGACGGGTTCGTGGCGTACCTGACCCGGTGGGTGGCGATGGACCACGTGGTGGCCGCCCCGGGGGGTGGCGCGCCGGTGCCGTTGCCGCCGGGCCGGCTGCGGAACCTGGTGGCGCACGGCGCGCTGCTGGCCCGCTGGCGGGGCACCCCGTACGGGATGCGGACCGCGTTGGAGCTGGCCACCGGGGTGACCGGGTTCGTCCTCGACGAGCCGGCGGAGCGGCCCTTCCACGTGGTGGTCCGGGTGCCGCCGGCCGCCGCCGACCAGCTCGCCGTGATCACCCGCGTCGTCGAGGGGGAGAAACCGGCCGCCGTCACCGTCGAGATCACCCTGCCCGACGACGCCGGTCCACCACCGGTCGACTCGACCCCGGCCGGCGCGGTCGACCCCACCCCGGACCGCGCGGTCGGGCGGGCGCGCGTCCCGTCTCTCGTACCAGCAGCAGAGGAGCCGTCATGA
- a CDS encoding dihydrodipicolinate synthase family protein — MSAVVRLPGGETYRLRGGADFARPAGPATSRIAYAAAHVVADPDAENVPGAPAVLDWDRTLAFRHHLWSYGLGVAEAMDTAQRGMGLDHPATRELIRRSAAEAKTVGGRIVAGVNTDQLPPGPASLAQVLRAYTEQLADTLAAGARPVLMCSRHLAAAATGPDDYLRVYGDLLAATDQPVVLHWLGDMFDPALAGYWGATDLDEATGTVLQLVKEHASKVDGIKVSLLDADREVALRRRLPAGVRLYTGDDFHYPELIRGDEVGHSDALLGVFAAIAPAAATALAALDDGDPARYDAALTPTVPLARHLFAAPTWHYKTGIVFLAWLTGHQEHFTMVGGQQAGRSAAHLARLLVLADAAGLLPDADLAATRARALFTVAGVAQ; from the coding sequence GTGAGCGCCGTCGTGCGGCTGCCCGGCGGGGAGACGTACCGGCTGCGCGGGGGCGCGGACTTCGCGCGGCCCGCCGGCCCGGCCACGTCGCGGATCGCGTACGCGGCGGCGCACGTGGTCGCCGACCCGGACGCGGAGAACGTCCCGGGCGCCCCGGCCGTGCTCGACTGGGACCGCACCCTCGCCTTCCGGCACCACCTCTGGTCGTACGGGCTGGGGGTGGCCGAGGCGATGGACACCGCCCAGCGCGGCATGGGACTCGACCACCCGGCGACCCGGGAACTGATCCGGCGCAGCGCCGCCGAGGCGAAGACGGTCGGCGGCCGGATCGTGGCAGGGGTGAACACCGACCAGCTCCCGCCCGGCCCGGCGAGCCTGGCCCAGGTGCTCCGGGCGTACACCGAACAGCTGGCCGACACCCTCGCGGCCGGCGCCCGGCCGGTGCTGATGTGCAGCCGGCACCTGGCGGCGGCGGCCACCGGCCCCGACGACTACCTGCGGGTGTACGGCGACCTGCTGGCCGCCACCGACCAGCCGGTCGTGCTGCACTGGCTGGGCGACATGTTCGACCCGGCGCTGGCCGGCTACTGGGGCGCCACCGACCTGGACGAGGCCACCGGGACGGTGCTGCAGCTGGTCAAGGAGCACGCGTCGAAGGTGGACGGGATCAAGGTGTCGCTGCTCGACGCCGACCGTGAGGTGGCGCTGCGCCGCCGCCTGCCCGCCGGGGTGCGGCTCTACACCGGCGACGACTTCCACTATCCGGAGCTGATCCGGGGCGACGAGGTCGGCCACTCCGATGCGCTGCTCGGGGTCTTCGCGGCCATCGCGCCGGCCGCCGCAACCGCGCTCGCCGCCCTCGACGACGGCGACCCGGCCCGGTACGACGCCGCGCTCACCCCGACCGTACCGCTGGCCCGGCACCTCTTCGCCGCGCCGACCTGGCACTACAAGACCGGGATCGTCTTCCTGGCCTGGCTCACCGGCCACCAGGAGCACTTCACCATGGTCGGCGGGCAGCAGGCCGGCCGCTCGGCGGCGCACCTGGCCCGGCTGCTCGTCCTCGCCGACGCCGCCGGCCTGCTGCCCGATGCCGACCTGGCCGCCACCCGCGCCCGGGCCCTCTTCACCGTCGCCGGGGTGGCGCAGTGA
- a CDS encoding sensor histidine kinase, protein MTVSRRLLVTDLLWAVLLVLLVAYTVTDPPGPAYPGPAGVVWSTAALVALPVAVRRRWPLVVLAAVSLTAATATAAGVAGAGMLVVEFLPAATALYTVAVALPARRSVPALLAGLAPAAAAVAVFYAARLPALPPVADAEVPLWAPGEIGVTVALLAIFWSVGRLVRWRRDVAARLARSLAHAAVVDERLRIARDLHDIVGHSMSLIAVKATVANHLADTRPEEVRAALAVIEETSRSGLADLRRALGVLRAEGTGEVVPADLAPAAGPAELAELVERAEDAGVRVTLRVGGVDDLRPALGLTAYRVVQEALTNVIRHAAPTTCRVAVEVVAGVLRVEVTDDGPPDRAATLPGAGRGLVGMRERVVLYGGTLTTGPRPEGGFRVHASVPVTPSGRTA, encoded by the coding sequence GTGACCGTCTCCCGCCGGCTGCTCGTCACCGATCTGCTCTGGGCGGTGCTGCTGGTGCTGCTGGTCGCCTACACCGTCACCGACCCGCCCGGGCCCGCGTACCCCGGACCGGCGGGTGTGGTGTGGTCCACGGCCGCGCTGGTCGCGCTGCCGGTGGCGGTGCGGCGACGCTGGCCGCTCGTCGTCCTGGCGGCGGTGTCCCTGACGGCGGCCACGGCCACGGCGGCGGGCGTCGCGGGGGCCGGCATGCTGGTGGTGGAGTTCCTGCCGGCGGCCACCGCCCTCTACACGGTCGCCGTCGCCCTGCCCGCACGTCGTTCCGTCCCCGCGCTGCTGGCCGGTCTCGCGCCCGCGGCGGCAGCGGTCGCGGTCTTCTACGCGGCCCGGCTGCCGGCGCTGCCGCCCGTCGCCGACGCCGAGGTGCCGCTCTGGGCGCCGGGGGAGATCGGCGTGACGGTGGCGCTGCTGGCGATCTTCTGGTCGGTCGGGCGTCTCGTCCGGTGGCGTCGGGACGTGGCCGCCCGGCTGGCCCGGTCCCTGGCCCACGCGGCAGTCGTCGACGAGCGGCTGCGCATCGCGCGCGACCTGCACGACATCGTGGGGCACAGCATGAGCCTGATCGCCGTGAAGGCCACCGTCGCCAACCACCTCGCCGACACCCGGCCGGAGGAGGTCCGGGCCGCGCTCGCCGTCATCGAGGAGACCAGCCGTAGCGGGCTCGCCGACCTTCGCCGGGCGCTGGGTGTCCTGCGGGCGGAGGGGACCGGCGAGGTCGTCCCGGCCGACCTCGCGCCGGCCGCCGGACCGGCGGAACTGGCGGAGCTGGTCGAGCGCGCCGAGGACGCCGGGGTACGGGTGACGCTGCGCGTCGGTGGCGTCGACGACCTGCGGCCCGCGCTCGGACTCACCGCGTACCGGGTGGTGCAGGAGGCGTTGACGAACGTCATCCGGCACGCCGCGCCCACCACGTGCCGGGTGGCCGTCGAGGTGGTGGCGGGGGTGTTGCGGGTGGAGGTGACCGACGACGGGCCCCCCGACCGCGCCGCCACCCTGCCCGGCGCCGGCCGGGGCCTGGTCGGCATGCGGGAACGGGTGGTGCTCTACGGTGGCACCCTCACCACCGGTCCGCGGCCCGAGGGCGGTTTCCGCGTCCACGCGTCGGTCCCGGTCACCCCGTCCGGGCGGACCGCATGA
- a CDS encoding Gfo/Idh/MocA family protein, translating into MTRRSIGIIVNGVTGRMGYRQHLVRSLLAIREAGGVPLPDGDRIWPEPVLVGRSETRLRDVAERHGLTDWTTDLAAALARDDVAVYFDAQVTQQREKAIRQAIEAGKHVYTEKPLAESTDAALDLARAAEAAGVRTGVVQDKLFLPGLRKLKRLVDGGFFGRILSVRGEFGYWVFEGDWQPAQRPSWNYRAADGGGITVDMFPHWHYVLEELFAPVRAVTCVTATHIPERVDEAGERYPATADDAAYGIFELDGGIVAQLNSSWCVRVNRDELVEFQVDGTEGSAVAGLRGCRVQHRAVTPKPVWNPDLPVTDDFRAQWTEVPDNEEFDNGFKVQWEAFLRHLVAGEPFRWDFRAGARGVQLAELGLRSAREGRRLEVPELTR; encoded by the coding sequence ATGACCCGAAGGTCGATCGGCATCATCGTCAACGGAGTCACCGGCCGGATGGGTTACCGGCAGCACCTGGTCCGGTCCCTGCTCGCCATCCGGGAGGCCGGCGGCGTGCCGCTGCCCGACGGCGACCGGATCTGGCCCGAACCGGTCCTCGTCGGCCGCAGCGAGACCCGGCTGCGGGACGTCGCCGAACGGCACGGCCTCACCGACTGGACCACCGACCTGGCCGCCGCGCTCGCCCGCGACGACGTCGCCGTCTACTTCGACGCCCAGGTCACCCAGCAGCGGGAGAAGGCCATCCGGCAGGCGATCGAGGCCGGCAAGCACGTCTACACCGAGAAGCCCCTCGCCGAGTCCACCGACGCGGCGCTGGACCTGGCCCGGGCCGCCGAGGCGGCGGGCGTCCGCACCGGAGTGGTGCAGGACAAGCTCTTCCTGCCCGGGCTGCGCAAGCTCAAGCGGCTGGTCGACGGCGGCTTCTTCGGCCGGATCCTGTCGGTACGCGGCGAGTTCGGCTACTGGGTCTTCGAGGGCGACTGGCAGCCCGCGCAGCGCCCCTCGTGGAACTACCGGGCCGCCGACGGCGGCGGCATCACCGTCGACATGTTCCCGCACTGGCACTACGTCCTGGAGGAGCTCTTCGCGCCGGTCCGCGCCGTCACCTGCGTGACCGCCACGCACATCCCGGAACGGGTCGACGAGGCCGGCGAGCGCTACCCGGCCACCGCCGACGACGCCGCGTACGGCATCTTCGAACTCGACGGCGGCATCGTGGCGCAGCTCAACTCCTCGTGGTGCGTCCGGGTCAACCGGGACGAGCTGGTCGAGTTCCAGGTGGACGGCACCGAGGGCAGCGCCGTCGCCGGGCTGCGCGGCTGCCGCGTCCAGCACCGCGCGGTCACCCCCAAGCCGGTCTGGAACCCGGACCTGCCGGTCACCGACGACTTCCGCGCCCAGTGGACCGAGGTGCCGGACAACGAGGAGTTCGACAACGGCTTCAAGGTGCAGTGGGAGGCGTTCCTGCGGCACCTCGTCGCCGGCGAGCCGTTCCGCTGGGACTTCCGCGCCGGGGCGCGCGGGGTGCAACTCGCCGAGCTGGGGCTGCGCTCGGCCCGCGAGGGCCGCCGCCTCGAGGTGCCGGAGCTGACCCGGTGA
- a CDS encoding sugar phosphate isomerase/epimerase, giving the protein MARFSFNQATAKHWPLAEAVSGCAAAGVPGIGLWREPVQEYGLARTAKLVRDTGLTVTSLCRGGFFTADDWRDDNRRAIEEAATLGTSVLVLVSGGLPAGSRDVDGARRRVVDALAELTPEAAAAGVTLAVEPLHPMFCADRCVIATLGQALDLAERFPPGVVGVVVDTYHVWWDDTVHDQIARAGERIAAFQVADWVTPLPAGVLLGRALPGEGCIDLRRLREAVDAAGYTGPIEVEVFDATLWSRPGPEILTATLRSYLTHLP; this is encoded by the coding sequence CTGGCCCGGTTCTCGTTCAACCAGGCCACCGCGAAGCACTGGCCGCTCGCCGAGGCGGTGTCCGGCTGCGCCGCGGCCGGCGTACCCGGCATCGGCCTGTGGCGCGAACCGGTCCAGGAGTACGGCCTGGCCCGCACCGCGAAGCTGGTCCGCGACACGGGGCTGACCGTCACCTCGCTCTGCCGGGGCGGCTTCTTCACCGCCGACGACTGGCGGGACGACAACCGACGGGCCATCGAGGAGGCCGCCACCCTCGGCACCTCCGTGCTGGTGCTGGTCTCCGGTGGCCTGCCGGCGGGCAGCCGGGACGTCGACGGGGCGCGCCGCCGGGTCGTGGACGCCCTCGCCGAACTGACCCCGGAGGCGGCCGCCGCCGGGGTGACCCTGGCCGTCGAGCCGCTGCACCCGATGTTCTGCGCCGACCGGTGCGTGATCGCCACCCTCGGTCAGGCCCTCGACCTCGCCGAACGCTTCCCGCCCGGCGTGGTCGGGGTGGTCGTCGACACGTACCACGTCTGGTGGGACGACACCGTCCACGACCAGATCGCCCGGGCCGGGGAACGGATTGCCGCCTTCCAGGTCGCCGACTGGGTCACCCCGCTGCCGGCGGGCGTCCTGCTCGGCCGCGCCCTACCGGGCGAGGGCTGCATCGACCTGCGCCGCCTCCGGGAGGCCGTCGACGCCGCCGGCTACACCGGCCCCATCGAGGTGGAGGTCTTCGACGCCACCCTCTGGTCCCGCCCCGGCCCCGAGATCCTCACCGCCACCCTCCGCTCCTACCTGACCCACCTCCCCTGA
- a CDS encoding bifunctional 4-hydroxy-2-oxoglutarate aldolase/2-dehydro-3-deoxy-phosphogluconate aldolase: MSGHDVGTIFGDARVMVILRDLPPAETVRLAGRAWDLGIGVVEVPIRTPGAVTALRAAVEAGRARGRPVGAGTVRTPAQVRQAAGAGAAFTVAPGLDLAVVDAATSHGLPHLPGVATPTEAQRALDHGLRWLKAFPAVSLGPAWFRAVAGPLPELRFVATGGIDAANAGDFLAAGVRVVAVGSALSDPGQLGRLAALAADR; the protein is encoded by the coding sequence ATGAGCGGACACGACGTCGGGACGATCTTCGGCGACGCGCGGGTGATGGTGATCCTGCGCGACCTGCCGCCGGCCGAGACGGTCCGGCTCGCCGGGCGAGCCTGGGACCTGGGCATCGGCGTGGTGGAGGTGCCGATCCGCACGCCCGGGGCGGTGACCGCGCTGCGCGCCGCCGTCGAGGCCGGCCGGGCGCGGGGCCGGCCGGTCGGGGCGGGCACCGTCCGCACCCCCGCCCAGGTGCGCCAGGCGGCCGGCGCCGGGGCGGCCTTCACCGTCGCACCCGGCCTGGACCTGGCCGTGGTCGACGCGGCCACCAGCCATGGGCTGCCGCACCTGCCCGGGGTGGCCACCCCCACCGAGGCGCAGCGGGCCCTCGATCACGGCCTGCGCTGGCTCAAGGCGTTCCCGGCGGTGAGCCTCGGGCCGGCGTGGTTCCGCGCGGTCGCCGGGCCGCTGCCCGAGCTGCGGTTCGTGGCCACCGGCGGGATCGACGCGGCGAACGCGGGCGACTTCCTGGCCGCCGGGGTACGGGTGGTGGCGGTCGGCTCGGCGCTGTCCGACCCGGGCCAGCTCGGCCGTCTCGCCGCGCTCGCCGCCGACCGTTGA